In a single window of the Rhodoferax saidenbachensis genome:
- a CDS encoding aspartate aminotransferase family protein, whose amino-acid sequence MNTSEPSFRHGIRWDRAQALLAREVAAFVQRNPRSQSLSQRAQKHLMFGVPLHWMNDWGTPFALQVAKAQGVDITDADGHTLVDFCLGDTGAMFGHAPTVVVQAIAQQAAQGMTAMLGGEDAAVVGELFHAHFGLTHWQFAMTATDANRYVLRWLRAASGRKKLLVFNGCYHGTIEDVFVDLVDGVPTQRDSLLGQVHDLTAHTVVVEFNDLAALEAALAKGDIACVLAEPAMTNIGMVLPEPGFWEAAQTLIKKHGAALVLDETHTISCGPGGYTRAQGLQPDALVVGKPVGGGLPCAAYGFSAEWAARVVHAKRTAPPGHSGIGTTLSGNLLAMAAMRATLSELMTPAVYAPMLALSHTLAEGLRTRIAQRRLPWCVTQLGARSEFQFRTTPPRNGSEAGDALDSDLEHLIHLALLNRGVMITPFHNMMLICPSTTAAHVQQLLDTFDNVLDALCHG is encoded by the coding sequence ATGAACACTTCTGAACCCTCTTTTCGCCACGGCATCCGCTGGGACCGCGCGCAAGCGCTGCTGGCACGCGAAGTGGCCGCTTTCGTACAACGCAACCCGCGCTCGCAGTCACTGTCGCAGCGCGCCCAAAAGCACCTGATGTTTGGCGTGCCGCTGCACTGGATGAACGACTGGGGCACGCCGTTTGCGCTGCAGGTGGCCAAGGCCCAGGGCGTGGACATCACGGACGCCGACGGCCACACGCTGGTGGACTTTTGCCTGGGCGATACCGGCGCCATGTTCGGCCACGCACCCACCGTGGTGGTTCAGGCCATCGCCCAACAGGCCGCGCAGGGCATGACAGCGATGCTGGGCGGTGAAGACGCAGCCGTGGTGGGCGAGCTGTTCCACGCGCACTTTGGCCTGACGCACTGGCAGTTCGCCATGACCGCGACGGACGCCAACCGCTATGTATTGCGCTGGCTGCGTGCTGCCAGCGGGCGCAAGAAACTGCTGGTGTTCAACGGCTGTTACCACGGCACGATTGAAGACGTGTTTGTCGATCTGGTGGACGGCGTACCCACGCAGCGCGACAGCCTGCTGGGTCAGGTACATGACCTGACCGCCCACACGGTGGTCGTGGAGTTCAACGACCTGGCCGCGCTGGAAGCGGCACTGGCCAAGGGCGACATCGCCTGTGTGCTGGCCGAACCAGCGATGACCAATATCGGCATGGTGCTGCCCGAGCCCGGCTTCTGGGAAGCGGCGCAGACCCTCATCAAAAAGCATGGTGCCGCGCTGGTCCTCGACGAAACTCACACCATCAGCTGCGGCCCCGGCGGCTACACACGGGCGCAAGGCCTGCAGCCGGATGCGCTGGTGGTCGGTAAACCCGTGGGCGGTGGCCTGCCCTGCGCGGCCTATGGCTTTAGCGCTGAGTGGGCCGCACGTGTGGTGCACGCCAAGCGCACCGCGCCGCCCGGCCACTCGGGCATTGGCACCACGCTGTCCGGCAACCTGCTGGCCATGGCGGCGATGCGTGCCACGCTAAGCGAGTTGATGACACCGGCCGTCTATGCGCCCATGCTGGCGCTGTCGCACACGCTGGCCGAAGGCTTGCGCACACGCATCGCCCAGCGCCGCCTGCCCTGGTGCGTGACACAACTGGGCGCGCGCAGCGAGTTCCAGTTCCGCACCACGCCACCTCGCAACGGCAGTGAGGCCGGTGACGCACTGGACAGCGACCTGGAGCACCTGATCCATCTGGCGTTACTGAACCGCGGCGTGATGATCACCCCCTTCCACAACATGATGCTGATCTGCCCCAGTACCACAGCGGCCCATGTGCAGCAGTTGCTGGATACGTTTGACAACGTGCTGGACGCGCTTTGCCATGGCTAA
- a CDS encoding response regulator has protein sequence MPIRTLVADDHQLMRAGLRKLLENLPDIEVMGEADNGLQLLEMAQSLSPDLVLMDISMPTLNGLDATAQLTKVLPTVRILILSMHMNEEYVRQALVNGAAGYILKDAAPRDFDRAIRTVMQGETYLSPEVSKGVMNDYVQRLRSESTETEVLTPRQREVLKLIAEGSSTKDIARRLDLSVKTADTHRTQLMRVLDIHDVAGLVRYAIRTGIISAES, from the coding sequence ATGCCCATACGCACCCTCGTAGCAGACGACCACCAACTGATGCGCGCAGGCCTGCGCAAATTGCTGGAGAACCTGCCCGACATCGAGGTCATGGGCGAAGCCGACAACGGCTTGCAATTGCTGGAGATGGCGCAGTCCCTGTCACCTGACCTGGTACTGATGGACATCAGCATGCCGACACTCAATGGCTTGGACGCTACCGCCCAATTGACCAAGGTGCTGCCCACAGTGCGCATCTTGATCCTGTCGATGCACATGAATGAAGAATATGTGCGTCAGGCACTGGTCAACGGTGCCGCAGGCTACATCCTGAAAGATGCGGCCCCCCGCGACTTTGACCGTGCTATCCGCACTGTCATGCAGGGGGAGACCTACCTCAGCCCCGAAGTTTCCAAGGGCGTCATGAACGACTATGTGCAGCGGCTGCGCAGCGAATCCACCGAAACGGAAGTACTCACGCCACGCCAGCGTGAAGTACTGAAACTGATTGCCGAAGGCAGCAGTACCAAGGACATTGCACGCCGGCTGGATCTGTCCGTCAAGACGGCCGATACGCACCGCACGCAACTCATGCGCGTGCTCGACATCCACGATGTCGCCGGACTGGTCCGTTACGCCATCCGCACCGGGATCATCTCCGCAGAGTCCTGA
- a CDS encoding methyl-accepting chemotaxis protein encodes MRVNQPITDNEYRLSPDQTLVSVTDTKGRITYCNPAFVAASGFSTEELLGQPHNLVRHPDMPAEAFRDMWETIQAQLPWSGLVKNRRKNGDFYWVQANATPMMDGAEVTGFLSVRTVPSAKGVAAAASLYQKMSADATKGHQTYVLKQGQVLRRDLWGRVQRLFQWSPLGKLAWMQTLAAVVLAACGAFGLPWVVTACVVALAVTALVGFTWHWMVKPMHALVADANRLASGDLAHNVQTGAAGMTGKLQQALMQMSVNLRTVVNDVRQEVDQLRTAVQEIADGNQDLSSRTESQASSLQQTAASMEQINGTMQQSASSAIQGARLAQETSQVTGRSNDAVHAVGGTMQNISDSSKRIGEIIQLIEGVAFQTNILALNAAVEAARAGDAGRGFAVVASEVRSLAQRTTSAAREIKQLITESAERVSTGNAQTQNALEKMQEALDSVGKVRSMLDEISSATSEQQVGVSQINEAVAHMDSITQQNAAMVEELAAAAKSVQSQVEGVSSSMRLFRLVRGEKTLSQIDAVELRREHKQLAFA; translated from the coding sequence ATGAGAGTCAACCAACCCATCACCGACAATGAATACCGTTTGTCCCCCGACCAAACCCTGGTCTCCGTGACGGACACCAAGGGGCGCATTACCTACTGCAACCCCGCCTTTGTCGCCGCAAGCGGCTTTTCTACTGAAGAATTGCTGGGGCAACCCCACAATCTGGTGCGGCACCCCGACATGCCCGCAGAAGCCTTCCGCGACATGTGGGAGACGATTCAGGCGCAGTTGCCATGGAGCGGCCTGGTCAAGAACCGGCGCAAGAATGGCGACTTTTACTGGGTACAAGCCAATGCCACGCCCATGATGGATGGCGCAGAGGTCACCGGATTCCTGTCAGTGCGCACGGTGCCTTCCGCAAAAGGCGTGGCTGCGGCTGCCAGCCTTTACCAAAAAATGTCTGCCGATGCCACCAAGGGCCACCAGACCTACGTGCTGAAGCAAGGGCAAGTGTTGCGCCGCGACCTGTGGGGCCGCGTGCAACGACTGTTCCAGTGGAGTCCACTGGGCAAGCTCGCATGGATGCAGACGCTTGCCGCTGTGGTGCTGGCAGCGTGCGGAGCCTTTGGCTTACCGTGGGTAGTAACCGCCTGTGTCGTAGCGCTGGCCGTGACAGCGCTGGTTGGGTTCACCTGGCATTGGATGGTCAAGCCCATGCACGCGCTGGTGGCGGATGCCAATCGCCTGGCCTCCGGTGATCTGGCCCATAACGTACAGACGGGCGCAGCCGGTATGACAGGCAAACTGCAGCAGGCGCTGATGCAAATGTCCGTGAACCTGCGTACCGTCGTCAATGATGTGCGCCAGGAAGTGGACCAGTTGCGTACCGCTGTGCAGGAGATTGCCGACGGCAACCAGGACCTGTCGTCGCGCACCGAGTCCCAGGCCAGCAGCCTGCAGCAGACCGCGGCCTCCATGGAGCAGATCAACGGCACCATGCAGCAAAGTGCATCCTCCGCGATACAAGGGGCCCGACTGGCACAAGAGACATCGCAGGTCACCGGGCGCAGCAACGACGCCGTACATGCCGTGGGTGGCACGATGCAAAACATCAGCGATTCGTCCAAGCGCATTGGTGAAATCATTCAGCTGATTGAGGGTGTTGCCTTTCAGACCAACATCCTGGCATTGAACGCCGCCGTAGAAGCCGCCCGGGCTGGAGATGCTGGCCGTGGGTTTGCGGTAGTGGCGTCCGAGGTACGTTCGCTGGCACAGCGCACCACCAGTGCGGCCCGGGAAATCAAGCAACTTATCACTGAATCGGCAGAGCGTGTTTCTACCGGCAACGCACAAACCCAGAATGCCCTGGAAAAAATGCAGGAAGCCCTCGACTCCGTAGGCAAAGTGCGCAGCATGTTGGACGAAATCAGCTCTGCCACCTCTGAACAGCAAGTCGGTGTTTCGCAGATCAATGAAGCAGTGGCACACATGGACTCCATCACCCAGCAAAACGCTGCCATGGTCGAAGAACTGGCCGCTGCCGCTAAATCTGTGCAGAGCCAGGTAGAAGGCGTCAGCAGTTCCATGCGGTTGTTCCGCCTGGTGCGGGGAGAAAAGACCCTATCCCAAATCGATGCCGTGGAGTTGCGCAGGGAACACAAGCAGCTCGCCTTCGCATAG
- a CDS encoding GntR family transcriptional regulator, which yields MAKTKVTKPVRVAEASTASARTDAPTTTQQDTCYQTLRQWVTVGRFLPGERLKIRQVAEDLGVGVMPVRAALQRLASEGALVNVPNAGVAVPFLSRAEFDDVLDMRLLLEGEAAERGTLRLSTQDQATLKTLSRQMDAALKAADAKAYLAANEDFHLILYRAAGSPTLLALIETVWLKVGPLSNQLFEHADALGVLNDAHSDVLKAVAKRDSAAVRRGIERDLFVAGQFLRQACKGR from the coding sequence ATGGCTAAAACGAAGGTGACCAAACCCGTTCGCGTTGCAGAGGCTTCAACAGCCTCCGCCCGAACGGATGCCCCGACGACCACGCAACAAGACACCTGTTACCAAACCCTGCGCCAGTGGGTCACCGTGGGGCGCTTTCTGCCAGGTGAACGGCTGAAGATTCGCCAGGTCGCCGAAGACCTGGGCGTGGGCGTCATGCCGGTGCGCGCCGCGCTGCAGCGCCTGGCGTCCGAAGGCGCGCTGGTCAATGTGCCCAACGCCGGTGTGGCCGTGCCCTTTCTGTCGCGCGCCGAGTTTGACGATGTGCTGGACATGCGCCTGCTGCTGGAGGGCGAGGCCGCCGAGCGCGGCACGCTGCGGCTGTCTACGCAAGACCAGGCCACGCTGAAAACCTTGTCCCGGCAAATGGATGCAGCGCTGAAGGCGGCCGACGCCAAGGCTTACCTGGCCGCCAACGAAGACTTCCATCTCATCCTGTACCGCGCCGCTGGCTCACCCACGCTGCTCGCGCTGATAGAAACCGTGTGGCTCAAGGTGGGGCCGCTGTCCAACCAGTTGTTTGAACATGCGGATGCGCTGGGGGTACTCAACGACGCCCACTCGGACGTGCTCAAGGCCGTGGCTAAACGCGACAGCGCCGCGGTGCGCCGGGGGATAGAGCGGGATTTGTTTGTGGCCGGGCAGTTTTTGCGCCAGGCCTGCAAGGGACGCTAG
- a CDS encoding PAS domain S-box protein has protein sequence MNKSKIAKTDEGGAAEVPGSSIQFADYMQNIVAQFDAQFRHLYVNKAVETATGLPSEWFLGKTNRELGMPRVLCDLWDRELRTVFESGRTSEISFSFDGPSQKHQIYSRLIPLQGEDGIVTSVVSDGKDITDLAQAQAQLQTLIRERKAFELDAERFRAIVQHSDDAIISKSLDGRITSWNRGAAAIFGYTEEEMMGKPMVLLFPPDRLQEEGFILEKLLAGEKVDHFETVRMRKDQSLVNVSVTISPIRDATGRIVGASKIARDITQRLRMEVMAEHFAAIVASTDDAIISKSLDGTVTSWNPAAQAMFGYASQEILGKSIRRIIPDDLWNDEDLILERLRQGEKIDHFETVRRHKNGSLLDVSVTISPIRDADGWITGASKIVRDNSARKRYLAAQKEHINRSQMLTRQVIEAQEDERRRVALELHDELGQTLTALKINLQLAQQAPSTTPGHLSESLTLIDHAMREVRRLAHTLRPPMLDDLGLIPALRWLVDQHTSRSKAEILFDHDLGGTRLPPEMETVCFRVAQEALTNIARHAHASRVVIDLRKRAGWLDMTLTDNGRGFDIRAKRALAEAGASLGILGMQQRADAVGAQFSMDAQLGQGCTVTLRKQIEASE, from the coding sequence TTGAATAAATCAAAAATCGCCAAAACGGACGAAGGCGGTGCGGCTGAAGTTCCGGGTTCCAGCATCCAGTTTGCCGACTATATGCAAAACATAGTCGCGCAATTCGACGCGCAGTTTCGCCATTTGTACGTCAACAAGGCCGTCGAAACGGCGACGGGCTTGCCGTCAGAGTGGTTTCTGGGGAAGACCAATCGTGAGCTGGGTATGCCCCGGGTGCTGTGTGATCTGTGGGATCGTGAGCTGCGCACCGTCTTTGAAAGCGGGCGAACCTCCGAGATCAGTTTTTCCTTTGATGGCCCCAGCCAAAAACACCAGATTTATTCGCGCCTGATTCCGTTGCAGGGGGAGGATGGCATCGTGACCTCAGTCGTCTCAGACGGAAAGGACATCACGGATCTGGCGCAAGCGCAAGCGCAGTTGCAAACGCTGATCCGCGAACGCAAGGCTTTTGAACTGGATGCAGAGCGCTTTCGCGCGATCGTGCAGCATTCCGACGACGCCATCATCAGCAAATCGCTGGATGGCCGTATCACGAGCTGGAACCGTGGTGCGGCGGCTATTTTTGGCTACACCGAAGAAGAGATGATGGGCAAGCCCATGGTGCTTCTGTTTCCGCCAGACCGTCTGCAGGAAGAAGGCTTCATTCTGGAGAAGTTGCTTGCGGGTGAAAAGGTTGACCATTTTGAAACTGTGCGCATGCGCAAGGACCAAAGCCTGGTCAATGTGTCTGTCACGATATCCCCCATCCGGGATGCCACCGGGCGGATTGTTGGCGCTTCCAAAATCGCACGCGACATTACGCAGCGTCTGCGAATGGAGGTCATGGCGGAGCATTTCGCGGCCATCGTGGCGTCAACGGATGACGCCATCATCAGCAAGTCGCTGGACGGCACGGTGACCAGCTGGAATCCCGCAGCACAAGCGATGTTTGGTTATGCCTCACAGGAAATTCTGGGTAAATCGATTCGCCGCATCATTCCGGACGATCTGTGGAATGACGAGGACCTCATACTGGAACGGCTCAGGCAGGGCGAGAAGATAGACCACTTTGAAACTGTGCGCCGCCACAAAAATGGCTCCCTGCTGGACGTTTCCGTGACCATCTCTCCCATACGGGATGCCGACGGCTGGATCACTGGCGCCTCCAAAATCGTGCGCGACAACAGTGCCCGAAAGCGCTACCTGGCCGCGCAGAAGGAGCATATCAACCGTTCCCAGATGCTGACCCGTCAGGTCATTGAAGCCCAGGAGGACGAGCGTCGTCGTGTGGCACTGGAATTGCATGATGAGTTGGGGCAGACGCTCACCGCCTTGAAGATCAACCTGCAATTGGCGCAGCAGGCACCGTCGACAACGCCGGGACACCTGTCGGAAAGCCTGACGTTGATCGACCATGCCATGCGGGAGGTGCGACGCCTGGCCCATACCCTGCGGCCGCCCATGCTCGATGACCTGGGGCTGATTCCGGCCCTGCGCTGGTTGGTGGACCAGCACACATCACGCAGCAAAGCCGAAATTCTGTTTGACCACGATTTGGGTGGTACTCGCCTGCCTCCGGAAATGGAAACGGTCTGTTTTCGTGTGGCGCAAGAAGCACTGACCAATATCGCACGCCATGCACACGCCAGCCGTGTTGTGATTGACTTGCGCAAAAGGGCGGGTTGGCTGGACATGACCCTGACAGATAACGGTCGTGGATTTGACATCCGAGCCAAACGTGCACTGGCCGAAGCTGGCGCCAGTCTGGGAATACTGGGCATGCAGCAGCGTGCGGATGCGGTGGGGGCGCAGTTTTCGATGGACGCCCAACTGGGCCAAGGATGCACAGTGACGCTACGCAAGCAGATTGAAGCGTCCGAATAG
- a CDS encoding response regulator, which translates to MAHTQSLLHDGAVNSRSFSIVLVDDSDTFRLACQAALESVPGVKVVASAQDGPSALALVRTAPPDLVILDIAMPGMGGLEVARQLKLLPETPPFVFLSMNCSPEYQQIASHMGAMAFVSKKDLFEELLPLVSHLTQGLHTASPAHGTTSQGDEP; encoded by the coding sequence ATGGCACACACACAATCACTTTTGCACGATGGAGCGGTCAACAGCCGCTCTTTCAGCATTGTGTTGGTTGATGACAGCGACACCTTCCGCTTAGCCTGCCAGGCAGCCCTGGAAAGCGTGCCGGGTGTCAAGGTGGTTGCGTCTGCACAGGACGGTCCCAGCGCCCTGGCACTGGTTCGCACGGCGCCCCCCGACCTGGTCATTCTGGACATTGCCATGCCCGGCATGGGCGGCCTGGAAGTGGCCCGCCAGTTGAAGCTGTTGCCAGAGACCCCGCCATTTGTTTTCCTGTCCATGAACTGTTCCCCGGAATACCAACAGATTGCGTCCCACATGGGCGCAATGGCGTTTGTCAGCAAAAAGGACCTGTTTGAAGAGCTGCTGCCCTTGGTGAGCCATTTGACCCAGGGTTTGCACACCGCATCGCCAGCGCATGGCACCACTTCCCAAGGAGATGAACCATGA
- a CDS encoding HD-GYP domain-containing protein, translated as MSGNLALHLTRVHGVIADQFPDVDRVALAVYDPSTDMLKTFLSSSTDTQPLKHYETRLRDIPALEALAHQRKSRVIDDIQAAPAQYAVHAQWLREMNYRSSLTVPIHDGDRLAAFLFFDSYKARAFTLEVAQFLEVFADLISQHYLLQQKVAGSLIGIVRLVSELAGTRDQETGQHLDRMGQYAHLMATKLADSHHFSDLFVEQVRLFAPMHDIGKVGIPDSILLKPGKLNAEEWNIMRTHVELGIRIVDKIRLDTGFGDDGAITVIRNIVACHHERGDGNGYPRGLQMHEIPMEGRLIAVADVYDALTSARPYKAPWTEEAAIVELRKEVERGRLDGDCVEALVLARAERLAIQLQFCDTPQEARECKSVLLV; from the coding sequence ATGTCCGGCAACCTGGCACTGCACCTGACACGGGTACATGGTGTGATTGCCGACCAGTTTCCCGATGTGGACCGGGTTGCACTTGCCGTGTATGACCCCTCCACGGACATGCTGAAGACATTTCTTAGCAGCAGTACCGATACCCAACCCCTGAAACACTATGAAACCCGACTGCGCGATATTCCCGCCCTGGAAGCTTTGGCGCATCAACGTAAAAGCCGGGTCATAGACGACATTCAGGCGGCGCCTGCGCAATATGCAGTGCATGCGCAATGGCTGCGAGAGATGAACTACCGCTCCAGCCTGACCGTCCCCATCCACGACGGCGACAGGCTCGCAGCCTTTTTGTTTTTTGACTCGTACAAGGCTCGCGCGTTCACACTGGAAGTAGCCCAATTCCTGGAGGTTTTTGCCGACCTCATCTCCCAACACTACCTGCTGCAACAGAAAGTGGCAGGTAGTCTGATAGGTATCGTGCGCCTGGTGAGCGAGCTGGCCGGAACACGCGACCAAGAGACAGGCCAACACCTCGATCGCATGGGCCAGTACGCGCATCTGATGGCAACCAAACTCGCTGACAGCCACCACTTCAGCGACCTGTTTGTGGAACAGGTACGGCTCTTCGCTCCGATGCACGACATCGGAAAAGTCGGCATTCCCGACAGCATCTTGCTCAAACCCGGCAAACTCAATGCCGAGGAATGGAACATCATGCGCACCCACGTCGAATTGGGTATTCGGATTGTCGACAAGATCCGCTTAGACACCGGCTTTGGTGATGATGGCGCCATCACCGTGATACGCAACATCGTGGCCTGCCACCATGAACGTGGCGATGGAAATGGCTATCCACGCGGATTGCAGATGCATGAGATCCCCATGGAAGGGCGGCTGATCGCCGTCGCTGACGTGTACGACGCGCTGACCAGCGCCAGGCCCTACAAGGCTCCGTGGACCGAGGAAGCGGCCATAGTCGAACTGCGCAAGGAGGTTGAACGAGGCCGGTTGGACGGCGATTGCGTCGAGGCATTGGTTTTAGCACGCGCTGAAAGACTCGCCATCCAGTTGCAGTTTTGCGATACGCCTCAGGAGGCACGCGAATGCAAATCTGTACTGCTGGTTTGA
- the htpG gene encoding molecular chaperone HtpG, which yields MTKQTMNFQAEVAQLLHLVTHSLYSNKEIFLRELISNASDACDKLRFEAINNSGLYENDPELKVKVTFDKDAKTLTITDNGIGLSQQEAIDNLGTIAKSGTKDFVSKLSGDQKADSQLIGQFGVGFYSGFIVADKITVESRRAGLPADQAVRWVSDGGASGGGAFEVESITREARGTSVILHLRDDAQDYAQAWKVKGIINKYSDHISLPIQMEKEEWKDGELINPSDENGGRQPGAMVKTGEWETVNKANAIWARAKKDISPEQYDDFYKQISHDFEAPLAHTHNRVEGSTEYTQLLYIPGKAPMDLYNREKSAGVKLYVKRVFIMDDAEALLPTYLRFVKGVVDSVDLPLNVSRELLQESRDVKAIREGNTKRVLSMLETLAKHDKLPEAGADGVTDVVSEEDKAQVGKYSKFYAEFGAVLKEGLGEDFANKERLAKLLRFASSTTDSVSVSLADYKARMKEGQEAIYYITADNAAAAKNSPQLEVFKKKGIEVLLMTDRVDEWALNYLHDFDGTPMQSVAKGAVDLGKLQDEAEKKAAEEAAEAFKPLLAKLKEALKDKAQDVRVTTRLVDSPACLVVQDDGMSTQLARMLKQAGQVAPEVKPVLEVNAEHALVKKLDGSVHFNDLAHILFDQALLAEGGLPADPAAYVKRVNALLV from the coding sequence ATGACCAAGCAAACCATGAATTTCCAGGCCGAAGTTGCACAACTGTTGCACCTGGTTACCCACTCGCTGTACTCCAACAAGGAAATTTTCCTGCGCGAGCTGATCTCCAACGCGTCCGACGCCTGCGACAAGCTGCGCTTTGAAGCGATCAACAACAGCGGCCTGTACGAGAACGATCCCGAGCTGAAAGTCAAAGTCACCTTCGACAAGGATGCCAAGACACTGACCATCACCGACAACGGCATTGGCCTCTCGCAACAGGAAGCCATCGACAACCTGGGCACCATCGCCAAGAGCGGCACCAAGGACTTTGTGAGCAAGCTGTCCGGCGACCAGAAGGCCGACTCGCAGCTCATCGGCCAGTTCGGCGTGGGCTTTTACTCCGGCTTTATCGTGGCCGACAAGATCACGGTCGAATCCCGCCGTGCCGGCCTGCCCGCGGACCAAGCCGTACGCTGGGTCAGCGACGGCGGCGCCAGCGGTGGCGGCGCGTTTGAGGTGGAAAGCATCACCCGCGAAGCACGCGGCACCAGCGTCATCCTGCACCTGCGCGACGACGCACAAGACTACGCCCAAGCCTGGAAAGTCAAAGGCATCATCAACAAGTACTCCGACCACATCAGCCTGCCCATCCAGATGGAAAAGGAAGAGTGGAAAGACGGCGAGCTGATCAACCCATCGGACGAAAACGGTGGCCGCCAGCCCGGCGCCATGGTCAAGACCGGCGAGTGGGAAACCGTCAACAAGGCCAACGCCATCTGGGCCCGCGCCAAGAAGGACATCAGCCCAGAGCAGTACGACGACTTCTACAAGCAGATCAGCCACGACTTTGAAGCGCCGCTGGCCCACACGCACAACCGCGTGGAAGGCAGCACCGAATACACCCAGCTGCTGTACATCCCCGGCAAGGCCCCGATGGACCTGTACAACCGCGAGAAGTCTGCGGGCGTGAAGCTGTACGTCAAACGCGTCTTCATCATGGACGACGCCGAGGCGCTGTTGCCTACCTACCTGCGCTTTGTCAAAGGCGTTGTGGACTCTGTCGACCTGCCGTTGAACGTATCGCGCGAACTGCTGCAGGAAAGCCGCGACGTGAAGGCCATCCGCGAGGGCAACACCAAACGTGTGCTGTCCATGCTGGAAACGCTGGCCAAACACGACAAGCTGCCGGAAGCCGGTGCTGACGGTGTAACCGACGTAGTCAGCGAAGAAGACAAAGCACAGGTTGGCAAGTACAGCAAGTTCTACGCAGAATTTGGCGCCGTGCTCAAAGAAGGCCTGGGCGAAGACTTCGCCAACAAGGAACGCCTGGCCAAACTGCTGCGCTTTGCCAGCAGCACCACCGACAGCGTGAGCGTGTCGCTGGCCGACTACAAGGCGCGCATGAAGGAAGGCCAGGAGGCGATTTACTACATCACCGCCGACAACGCGGCCGCCGCCAAGAACAGCCCGCAGCTCGAAGTGTTCAAGAAAAAGGGCATCGAAGTCCTGCTGATGACCGATCGCGTGGACGAGTGGGCGCTGAACTACCTGCACGACTTCGACGGCACGCCGATGCAGTCCGTCGCCAAGGGCGCGGTCGATCTGGGCAAGCTGCAGGACGAGGCCGAGAAGAAAGCCGCTGAAGAAGCTGCCGAAGCTTTCAAGCCCCTGCTGGCCAAGCTGAAAGAAGCGCTCAAGGACAAAGCGCAAGACGTGCGCGTCACCACCCGCCTGGTCGACAGCCCCGCCTGCCTGGTGGTGCAAGACGACGGCATGAGCACACAACTCGCCCGCATGCTCAAGCAGGCTGGCCAAGTTGCGCCCGAGGTGAAGCCCGTGCTGGAAGTCAACGCCGAACACGCGCTGGTGAAAAAGCTCGACGGCTCGGTGCATTTCAACGACCTGGCCCACATCCTGTTTGACCAGGCCCTGCTGGCTGAAGGCGGACTGCCTGCGGACCCTGCGGCGTATGTGAAGCGCGTAAATGCCTTGTTGGTGTAA